TACCGACGGTTTAGCCCAAGAGAATTTGAGCTACATTAAAAGGCCCGTCCCCCTTGAAAACATCGTTCGTAGGATCAATACGGTGACTCAAAATCCCCAATGGCTTTGGCAAGAAGTCCTGACAAAACTCGAACAACAACTGAGTCGCCCTACCTACGAAACTTGGATTCAGCCGACGAAGCTCCAGCAGTGGCAGGAAGATGAAATTATTCTTTGTGCGCCCAATGTCTTTGTGCTGAATCATATCCAGAAGTACTATGGCGCGTTAATCACTGAGACGATCGCCGAATTGCTACAGCAGCCCGTTAAGGTGCGCCTGACTTCCCCCGAAGGGAATACCCTCGCGGCGACCCAGAGTTTTTACAGTTCCCGTAGTGGCCAATCGACTCGACCAGGCCGAAAAACCCCAGAACTCAACCCCAAATATACGTTTTCACGGTTTGTGGTCGGCCCCACCAATCGCATGGCCCACGCCGCAGCCCTGGCGGTGGCAGAATCACCGGGGCGGGACTTTAACCCCCTCGTTCTCTGTGGGGGGGTGGGTTTGGGGAAGACTCACTTGATGCAGGCGATCGGCCATTACCGCTTAGATACTCAGCCCGATGCGAAAATTTTCTATGTGTCCACGGAGCAGTTTACCAATGATCTAATCGTCGCGATCCGCAAAGATAGCCTGCAAACCTTCCGGGAACATTACCGCACCGCCGATATTTTGCTGGTGGATGATATTCAGTTCATCGAAGGGAAAGAATATACCCAGGAGGAGTTTTTCTATACCTTCAATACCCTCCACGAAGCAGGCAAACAAATTGTGCTGGCAAGCGATCGCCCACCGCATCAGATCCCAGGCCTACAGCAGCGCCTTTCATCGCGCTTTTCCATGGGGCTCATCGCGGATATCCAACCCCCTGATCTGGAAACCCGGATGGCGATCCTCCAAAAAAAGGCCGAGGCCGAAAATTTAAATCTTTCCCGTTCGGTGATCGAATATATTGCCACCCACTACACCGCCAATATCCGCGAACTAGAAGGGGCATTGTTGCGGGCGGTGACCCACATTGCGATCTCTGGGCTACCGATGACGGTGGAGAACCTCGCCCCGATTCTGAACCCAACGGTGGAATATGCCTCCGCCCCCCCGAATGTGATTTTACAAATTGCCGCTGAGGCCACGGGGGTAAGCATCGAGGATCTCAAAGGGGCATCTCGGCGCCGGGAAATTAGTACGGCCCGCCAAATTGCTATGTATTTGATGCGCCAACATACAGATCTCAGTTTGCCCCGCATTGGGGAAATGTTTGGCGGTAAGGACCACACCACCGTGATGTACAGTTGCGACAAGATTGGCCAGTTACTCACCAAAAATCAAAAAATCTCCCAACTGGTGAGCCAAATTAGCGATCGCATTAACCACCATCACCAAAACCTCTAGGGGATCAGCAAAGGACACCGTTACAATAACAAACAGTGTTATTTCCCCGTTAAACCAA
The nucleotide sequence above comes from [Synechococcus] sp. NIES-970. Encoded proteins:
- the dnaA gene encoding chromosomal replication initiator protein DnaA; this encodes MTQNPQWLWQEVLTKLEQQLSRPTYETWIQPTKLQQWQEDEIILCAPNVFVLNHIQKYYGALITETIAELLQQPVKVRLTSPEGNTLAATQSFYSSRSGQSTRPGRKTPELNPKYTFSRFVVGPTNRMAHAAALAVAESPGRDFNPLVLCGGVGLGKTHLMQAIGHYRLDTQPDAKIFYVSTEQFTNDLIVAIRKDSLQTFREHYRTADILLVDDIQFIEGKEYTQEEFFYTFNTLHEAGKQIVLASDRPPHQIPGLQQRLSSRFSMGLIADIQPPDLETRMAILQKKAEAENLNLSRSVIEYIATHYTANIRELEGALLRAVTHIAISGLPMTVENLAPILNPTVEYASAPPNVILQIAAEATGVSIEDLKGASRRREISTARQIAMYLMRQHTDLSLPRIGEMFGGKDHTTVMYSCDKIGQLLTKNQKISQLVSQISDRINHHHQNL